From a single Shewanella denitrificans OS217 genomic region:
- a CDS encoding M3 family metallopeptidase gives MRKSLITVAVSATLMLSACQDNSVADSNMTTQAPASQTASAVNVLLTASPLQDFAPQFDQIKASDFVPAFTQGMAEHKAEIDAIINNSEPASFDNTLMALEKSGALLNRTQRAFFTLSGLISDDDFIQIEQDMVPLLTSHEDNIYLDAKLFSKIDAIYQAKAALTGEDLRLIEVYYDQFVRAGAKLGADDKAKMRTLNGKLAKLETNFSQNILKSFKNDVILVEDKAQLAGLSDDTIASLAAAAKAVGKTGYMITLVNTTTQPLLSSLENRELRQKIWETSAYRAMDTNAPLNIKIAQLRAEKAALLGFKDWASYSVANQMAKTPEAVYSILDDLAPKALAKAKIEALDIQAEIKKDGKDFKLEAWDWAYYGDKVRQAKYDLDENHVKPYFEFNTVLNDGLFFAMNKLYGITVKSRSDLPVWHKDVLAYEVFNQDGSTIGLFYLDAYAREGKSGGAWMDELVSQSTLLNTKPVVYNSLNIPKPAEGQPTLMTFDEVSTLFHEFGHGIHGLFSQVKYPSLAGTATPRDFVEFPSQANEDWSIEPQVIANYAKHYQTGEAIPAELLATVLEAQTFNQGFGTTEYLAAALLDMEWHSIAPGTEIKDVQTFEQQALAKHGLDFNPVPARYKTTYFSHSFGGYSAGYYAYLWTEVFAADSFAHMDQQGGLTLENGNKYRQTILSKGNSQDLMQDYIDFSGSKPTTEALLKRRGLVN, from the coding sequence ATGCGTAAATCTCTCATCACAGTCGCCGTAAGTGCGACGCTTATGCTAAGCGCCTGTCAAGATAACTCAGTGGCGGACAGCAATATGACCACCCAAGCTCCAGCAAGCCAAACGGCAAGCGCTGTAAACGTGCTATTAACCGCTAGTCCACTGCAAGATTTTGCACCGCAATTTGATCAAATCAAAGCCAGTGATTTTGTGCCTGCATTCACCCAAGGCATGGCAGAGCATAAAGCCGAAATCGACGCCATCATCAACAACAGCGAGCCTGCGAGCTTTGATAACACCTTAATGGCATTGGAAAAATCAGGGGCGTTACTCAATCGCACCCAAAGAGCCTTCTTTACTTTATCTGGGCTCATCTCTGATGATGATTTCATCCAAATTGAGCAAGACATGGTGCCGTTATTAACCAGCCATGAAGACAACATCTATTTAGATGCTAAGTTGTTTTCCAAAATTGATGCCATTTACCAAGCCAAGGCGGCATTAACAGGCGAAGATCTACGCTTAATCGAGGTCTATTATGATCAATTTGTTCGCGCAGGCGCCAAGCTCGGGGCAGACGATAAAGCCAAGATGCGCACACTCAACGGCAAGCTGGCAAAACTTGAGACTAACTTCTCACAGAATATACTTAAGTCTTTCAAAAACGATGTTATTTTAGTTGAGGACAAAGCTCAGCTTGCCGGTTTGTCTGATGACACGATTGCTTCACTCGCCGCAGCTGCCAAAGCCGTTGGCAAAACAGGCTATATGATCACCCTAGTGAACACTACTACTCAGCCACTGCTTTCAAGTCTTGAAAACCGTGAGTTAAGACAGAAAATCTGGGAAACCTCAGCCTATCGCGCCATGGACACCAATGCGCCACTGAATATCAAAATCGCTCAGCTTAGGGCAGAAAAGGCCGCCTTGCTTGGCTTTAAAGATTGGGCCAGCTATTCGGTTGCCAATCAAATGGCTAAGACCCCAGAAGCGGTTTATAGCATTTTAGATGACCTAGCCCCTAAAGCCTTAGCCAAAGCCAAGATTGAAGCTTTGGATATTCAAGCTGAAATCAAAAAAGACGGTAAAGATTTCAAACTTGAAGCGTGGGACTGGGCCTATTATGGTGACAAGGTTCGTCAAGCTAAATACGATTTAGATGAAAACCACGTTAAGCCGTATTTTGAATTTAATACTGTGCTCAATGATGGCCTATTCTTCGCCATGAATAAGCTTTACGGCATCACAGTCAAAAGCCGCAGCGATTTACCCGTATGGCACAAAGACGTACTCGCCTATGAAGTATTCAACCAAGATGGCAGTACCATAGGCTTATTCTATCTTGACGCTTATGCCCGCGAAGGCAAGAGTGGTGGCGCCTGGATGGACGAGCTAGTAAGCCAATCGACCTTACTTAACACTAAGCCTGTGGTGTATAACTCGCTGAATATTCCAAAACCCGCAGAAGGTCAACCCACCTTGATGACCTTCGATGAAGTTTCCACCTTATTCCATGAATTCGGTCATGGCATTCATGGGTTATTCTCTCAGGTGAAATACCCAAGCCTTGCAGGCACAGCAACGCCTAGGGACTTTGTCGAATTCCCCTCTCAAGCCAATGAAGATTGGAGCATAGAGCCGCAGGTTATTGCCAACTATGCTAAGCACTACCAAACTGGCGAGGCTATCCCCGCCGAATTACTGGCTACGGTATTAGAGGCCCAGACCTTCAACCAAGGTTTTGGCACCACAGAATATTTGGCGGCTGCACTTTTGGATATGGAATGGCACTCTATTGCGCCTGGCACTGAAATCAAAGACGTGCAAACGTTCGAGCAGCAAGCGCTAGCAAAACACGGCTTGGATTTTAATCCTGTTCCCGCCCGCTACAAGACCACTTATTTTAGCCACAGCTTCGGCGGCTATTCAGCAGGATATTATGCTTACCTGTGGACTGAGGTATTTGCCGCAGACTCGTTCGCTCATATGGACCAGCAAGGCGGATTAACCCTAGAGAACGGCAACAAATACCGTCAAACCATTTTGTCTAAAGGCAACAGCCAAGACTTGATGCAAGACTATATCGATTTTAGTGGCAGTAAGCCCACCACTGAAGCCTTGCTTAAACGCCGTGGTTTAGTGAACTAA
- a CDS encoding winged helix-turn-helix domain-containing protein, producing the protein MVHHHTSPYTGDAIYYRYQFNDLTLNTRLGTLVRDDKLEVRLPWLSYRLLSVLCEAAPGIVSQEQLLEKVWPDVVVGDETLKQRIKLLRRALNDDAHTPIYIEAIRGRGYRLLPQVIVTSEVTPTRMTSLDLANDTHVMPEDGKSYPLFWKLTSLSLAALMLIFALVALFISSGDNLAKLDENAPSSLASPGFDVELYLKGLDYYHRYREADNLHAIELFTSALAINPNLALAYSGLSDAYSQGVFQFNAPRLWQQKAIDAAYKAIALDPNLAQAYKSLGLAYYNKGWLNKAINANVKALQKQANYHEAMTNIGFIYREMGQLSKSMMWINKALTLSPNHSVSCVHKAQSLIALEDFPKAQLWLDRALSLQPDSLLANDAQGLWYLHQGRFLQAKAHYFKLSQDLPRQTHFIHGLALSQLYLGEFQLAIDTSKSLLNSDNPQIALQGRLLAALAKSALKENDNQQLEDEISMSDGNVSEVSSEHSIALELLTQEFKQRLLQGSDRAADSLSLALLYAVQNEQEASYRYLIQAINQGYLAQQLLTLHPSINTLRNDSRFTQLMDELLQQLTFQKQAYQEQK; encoded by the coding sequence TTGGTTCATCATCACACTAGCCCATATACAGGTGACGCTATCTACTACCGCTACCAATTTAACGACCTCACACTCAATACCCGCTTAGGTACCTTAGTGCGAGATGACAAACTCGAAGTTAGGCTGCCTTGGCTTAGCTATCGCCTGTTATCCGTACTATGTGAAGCTGCCCCTGGGATTGTGAGCCAAGAGCAATTGCTTGAAAAAGTCTGGCCGGATGTGGTGGTGGGTGATGAAACCCTAAAGCAGAGAATAAAGTTACTCAGGCGCGCACTGAATGATGATGCCCATACCCCGATTTATATAGAAGCTATTCGAGGGCGAGGTTATCGACTATTGCCTCAAGTCATAGTGACCAGTGAGGTCACCCCAACGCGAATGACAAGTTTAGATTTAGCCAATGACACCCATGTGATGCCAGAAGATGGCAAGAGTTATCCGTTATTTTGGAAACTAACCTCTTTAAGTTTAGCGGCCTTAATGCTCATTTTTGCTCTTGTAGCGCTATTCATTTCATCGGGCGATAACCTCGCCAAGCTTGACGAAAACGCACCGTCATCGCTAGCCTCACCAGGTTTTGATGTTGAACTCTACCTCAAGGGGCTGGATTACTATCATAGGTATCGAGAAGCCGATAATCTCCATGCCATAGAGTTGTTCACTTCGGCTCTTGCCATCAATCCAAATTTAGCCTTAGCCTATAGCGGTTTATCCGATGCCTATAGCCAAGGCGTGTTTCAATTTAACGCCCCGCGGCTCTGGCAACAAAAAGCCATCGACGCCGCTTATAAGGCCATTGCCTTAGATCCCAACTTGGCGCAAGCCTACAAATCTTTGGGCCTGGCTTACTACAACAAGGGCTGGCTCAATAAAGCCATCAATGCCAATGTTAAAGCATTGCAAAAACAAGCTAACTATCATGAAGCCATGACAAACATAGGTTTCATCTACCGAGAAATGGGCCAGTTATCCAAATCTATGATGTGGATTAATAAAGCCCTCACTCTCAGCCCCAACCATAGCGTTAGCTGCGTGCATAAGGCGCAAAGCTTAATCGCCCTAGAAGACTTCCCCAAAGCGCAGCTGTGGTTGGACCGCGCATTAAGCTTACAACCTGACTCGCTGCTGGCCAATGACGCGCAGGGACTATGGTATCTTCATCAAGGGCGATTCCTGCAAGCCAAGGCCCATTATTTTAAGCTCTCGCAAGACCTGCCGCGACAAACTCACTTTATTCACGGTCTAGCCTTAAGCCAGCTTTATCTTGGAGAGTTTCAACTCGCCATAGATACCAGCAAATCCCTATTAAACTCAGACAACCCCCAAATTGCCTTACAAGGTCGGTTACTTGCAGCCCTTGCTAAGTCAGCATTAAAAGAGAATGACAATCAACAGCTTGAAGATGAAATTTCGATGAGTGATGGTAATGTTTCCGAGGTCTCAAGTGAGCATAGCATTGCACTTGAGCTGCTAACCCAAGAATTTAAACAGCGGTTACTGCAAGGCTCAGACAGGGCGGCAGATAGCTTATCGCTGGCATTGCTGTATGCCGTGCAAAATGAGCAAGAGGCCAGTTATCGTTATTTGATCCAAGCAATCAACCAAGGTTATTTGGCGCAACAATTACTGACTCTGCACCCCAGTATTAACACCTTGCGCAATGACAGTCGCTTCACACAATTAATGGATGAGTTGCTACAGCAGCTAACCTTCCAGAAACAAGCCTATCAAGAGCAAAAGTGA